In Anas acuta chromosome 5, bAnaAcu1.1, whole genome shotgun sequence, a single window of DNA contains:
- the RHOD gene encoding rho-related GTP-binding protein RhoD, with translation MQQVPGGQSPPPGPPEAAAAETKAAEIKAVIVGDGGCGKTSLLMVFARGDFPKVYVPTVFEKYTASFQVDGKPVKIHLWDTAGQEDYDRLRPLSYSDANVILICFDVTNRSSYDNILTKWYPEVNHFCKGVPVLLVGCKTDLRQDPEVLRELRQGRQEPITLQQGEAMARQVHAVSYFECSARYQENIRDIFAATCATALRSTRWPRRRRWTRRGCTLC, from the exons ATGCAGCAGGTGCCTGGGGGGCAGAGCCCACCCCCGGGGCCCCCTGAGGCCGCGGCTGCCGAGACCAAGGCCGCTGAGATCAAGGCCGTCATCGTCGGGGACGGAGGCTGCGGGAAGACGTCGCTGCTGATGGTCTTTGCCAGAGGGGACTTCCCCAAG gTCTACGTCCCCACGGTGTTCGAGAAGTACACGGCCTCCTTCCAGGTTGACGGAAAGCCCGTGAAGATCCACCTCTGGGACACGGCAG ggcaggaggactACGACAGGCTTCGCCCGCTGTCCTACTCAGATGCCAATGTCATCCTCATTTGCTTCGATGTCACCAACCGCAGCAGCTACGACAACATCCTGACCAAG TGGTACCCGGAGGTGAACCACTTCTGCAAGGGTGTTCCCGTCCTGCTGGTGGGCTGCAAGACCGACCTGCGGCAGGACCCCGAGGTGCTCCGTGAGCTGCGGCAGGGCCGCCAGGAGCCCATCACCTTGCAGCAG GGGGAGGCCATGGCCCGGCAGGTCCACGCTGTGTCCTACTTTGAGTGCTCAGCCAGGTACCAGGAAAACATCAGGGACATCTTTGCTGCCACCTGCGCCACTGCGCTGCGCTCCACCCGATGGCCCCGACGCAGGAGATGGACCCGGAGGGGCTGCACACTCTGCTGA